The DNA region GCGCCCGGCCGTGGTCAACCGGCTCATCGTCGACTTCGTGACCGGTTCCTAGGCCCGGGGATACCGTCGGGGCATGGAGCTGCCCGAGGGCATCGTCGCCGTGGTCAAGCGGGACTGCCCGACCTGCACGCTCGTGGCCCCGGTGCTCGCCTGCATCGACGCCGAGGTCGGCGTCACCGTCTACACCCAGGACGACCCCGGGTTCCCCGACGGCGTTGGCCGGGTGGTCGACGACACCGCCCTCGAGGTGAGCTACCACCTCGACCTCGACACCGTCCCCACCCTCCTGCGGGTGGTCGACGGCCGGGAGGTCGAGCGCACGGTCGGCTGGTCGGCGGAGGCGTGGGGCAAGCTCACCGGAATCTCCGACCTCGGCGACGGCCTGCCGCCCCACCGCCCCGGGTGCGGCTCGAAGAGCGTCGAGCCCGGCGTGGCCGAGGCCCTCGCCGTCCGCTTCGGGGGAAGCGTGCTCCGCAGCCGCCGGGTCGATGTGGCCGAGCTGGAGGACGAGCACGAGGCCATGTTCGAGCGAGGCTGGACCGACGGCCTCCCCGTCGTGCCACCCACCGAGGCCAGGGTGCTCCGCATGCTCGGCGGGACCGACCGCCCGCCCGACGAGGTCGTCGTCGACGTGCCGCCCGACCTGGTGCCGTGCACGGTCGAGAAGGTGGCGGTCAACGCGGTGATGGCGGGGTGTCTCCCCGAGCACCTGCCCGTCGTGCTGGCGGCGGTGGAGGCGGCGTGCACGCCCGAGTTCAACATGCACGGCGTCCTCTCCACCACGTGGTTCTCCGGGCCGGTGGTCATCGTCAACGGCCCCATCGCCGAGGCCATCGGCATGAACTCGGGCATCAACGCCATGGGCCAGGGCAACCGGGCCAACGCCACCATCGGCCGAGCTCTGCAGCTGGTGGTCCGGAACGTGGGCGGCGGCCGCCCCGGTGGCGTCGACAGGGCCACCCTCGGCCAACCCGGCAAGTACACCTTCTGCTTCGCCGAGGCCGAGGAGACCTCCCCGTGGGAGCCGCTCTCCGCCTCCCGCGGCGTGCTCGCCGGTGTCGACGCCGTCACCCTC from Acidimicrobiales bacterium includes:
- a CDS encoding thioredoxin family protein, with protein sequence MELPEGIVAVVKRDCPTCTLVAPVLACIDAEVGVTVYTQDDPGFPDGVGRVVDDTALEVSYHLDLDTVPTLLRVVDGREVERTVGWSAEAWGKLTGISDLGDGLPPHRPGCGSKSVEPGVAEALAVRFGGSVLRSRRVDVAELEDEHEAMFERGWTDGLPVVPPTEARVLRMLGGTDRPPDEVVVDVPPDLVPCTVEKVAVNAVMAGCLPEHLPVVLAAVEAACTPEFNMHGVLSTTWFSGPVVIVNGPIAEAIGMNSGINAMGQGNRANATIGRALQLVVRNVGGGRPGGVDRATLGQPGKYTFCFAEAEETSPWEPLSASRGVLAGVDAVTLFAGSGVQGVVDQLSRTPESLARSFAACLRTVAHPKLPIAFDAVLVVSPEHARVFADAGWSRDRLLDELHGLLQLPGAELVRGAGGIAEGVPEHLADATLPKFRPGGLLVAHAGGGAGLFSAIVAGWASGDVGSSPVTRPIHPQEATS